From Trueperaceae bacterium, one genomic window encodes:
- a CDS encoding DinB family protein, translated as MFDQWDDLLLSGAFAPREVLLRGLSLEQLSARPCGARHSIYQELWHVAEVLRRSLDHGRVALESWPLAEHFPASPSPADEDEWRELVTSFLAASRRAVSLSHEQGWLETHEPGYEELDLRWRDGLEFLAVHTAYHLGRVVLLRQLLGAWPPPRD; from the coding sequence GTGTTCGACCAGTGGGACGACCTGCTGCTCAGCGGGGCCTTCGCGCCGCGCGAGGTCCTGCTGCGCGGCCTCTCGCTCGAGCAGCTGAGCGCGCGTCCCTGCGGCGCTAGGCACTCCATCTACCAGGAGCTGTGGCACGTCGCGGAGGTGCTCAGGCGCTCGCTCGACCACGGCCGCGTCGCGCTCGAGTCGTGGCCGCTCGCCGAGCACTTCCCGGCGTCGCCCTCGCCCGCCGACGAGGACGAGTGGCGTGAGCTCGTGACGTCGTTCCTCGCTGCGTCGCGGCGCGCCGTGAGCCTGTCGCACGAGCAGGGATGGCTGGAGACGCACGAGCCCGGCTACGAGGAGCTCGACCTGAGGTGGCGCGACGGGCTCGAGTTCCTGGCGGTGCACACCGCCTACCACCTCGGCCGGGTCGTGCTGCTCAGGCAGCTCTTGGGCGCCTGGCCGCCGCCCCGGGACTGA